The genomic interval CTGGGATCAGGTCCAACAGAATTTGCACTGGATGATTGCGAGCGCGCGATCGCAGCCGCATCATCCAACAATTGGAGAAAATTCAGGTCGTAGCGCAGCAGCGCGAAACGGTGTTCTTTGAAATATTAAAGTGCATCATCGTTTCCTTGATACTTGCATTATTCGCCGTCCGCCATGCACGGACGCGTTCCGGGTCTACGGCGCGAGGGCGACCCAAGCTGGCCTTCCCTCTATGGGTCTTTCCCGTCTTTGCGAGAGCGTCGCGAGCCGCTGATCGGCCCGCATCGCATCGCTCCTTGATCCGTTGCCGCTCCATGTCGGCGATTTGCGCGAGGACCGCCACGATCAGTTCACCAACCCCCTTGCCGATCGGACCAAGCCCAACGACATCGAGCACAACTCCCTGTTCGATTAGGTGGCGCACCGTGGATTGGACATCGAGTGCATCACGGCCCAGCCTGTCAAGCGCGTAGACGCAGATCGTGTCGCCATCGCGCACGTATGAGAGAAGCTTGGAGAAGCCCGGCCTCGAAGCTGCCAAGGTCGAACCACTGACGCCTTCGTCAGAAAACTCACGGTCAAATGGACCGGCCAACGCCCGGCGCTGCGCTTCAATGCTCTGCCCGCCTGTAGACACCCGAAAATATGCGATGCGGCTCATTCATTTCCTCGCCCACCCAAAAGATACCCTGCCTTTATGGGCATTACCCAAAAGTGCAATCTTTATCTTTTGGGGCAGGTGAACTTGGAAATTTGCCATGCCCCATAAGTTACAAGATGTGGGGCGCGGACAAACACGCGCACCGCTAGTGCAATAATGCCGGCGATAAATTCCCATTTCCGACTTAAGCCCGCCGCTCAATTACGCCTTGGTTCAACCGATCCTTGCCGTTGCAATGATTACCTTCTCTGCAAGAAACCGAAGAAGTGGGAGTTCCCGCATCAACACGCGGGACGCCTCTTCGCCCGGCACATATCGCTCCTTGCGTTCATAGCGATCAGAAGAATGGACGAGTGCGTTGCGGATGGTCTTTATTCGCTTGGCGATCGGGCCAAAAATATGGCCCGCTTTGAGGTTCATTTTATCGATCTCATATCCAAAACAGGTAGTTTTTTCCGTATATATTTTGGACGCAGGCCGATCCTCATACTTCTCAATAAACCGCAAAAGATCACCCTCGTCTACAAACTCCAGCAAAACGCCCTTTAGCATTTCGGTCTCGTCACTTTCACGACCATGCTCATCCACCGATGCAATAATTCTGTCGAGCTGTTTTTGACGTGCTGAAAAAGCCGGGTCATTTACGATCCGTTCCAGTCGATTATACAACCTGTTGTCGGATACAGAAACGAAATAGTATTCTAATATGTGATAAAATGAAATGAACGACGTGTATGCGTCATCAGATGATACAGCTCTCTGGTAAAACTTCGTTACAGCTCCATCATAGACGACATTTTTTAATGGAAACTCGTCTCCTGATACTAATCGATCGAAGCGCAACTGACGTTCCCGACGACGCTCGGCCATCGTCATCGGCCAGCTAGATCTCAAACTTAAAGCCATATTCTTGAGGTATGTTAGATCAAAAAGGCAACTTTCGATCATCTCTTGGCTTCTTTCGAGAGATGCCGCATCCCAGTTTTCTGTGAGATTGCACACCCGAACAGTGAGCATCCCTCGAAACATGTCAGTCGAGCCACTCCTCGCAATGCCGATGCGGCGCATTAGGCGTTCTTGGAAGAACGGAAACTGCTGACCTTTGTCGCGATAAAAATTCCGAAACAGGGCGCTCGGCGCACCGATTTCGATAAACGGGTTTCCGGCTTGGCCATCCCCAAAGCGGATGGTCCGTTCGCGCTCTGCGAAGCCGAAAATCGGTCCTCGGTAAGCGTCCAAAGGTTCTAACCATTGCTCGCGTAAACTGGGACCTAAGACGCAAGTCTCGACCGGGCCGATTTCGATGGCGGCAAGATCGTCAGCGACCTCGGCAAATTCCTTAATCTCATCGGCACTTATTGCTAGGACCGGATAGTCTCGCCGCTTATCAAAGAAGCAAAGCTCTCCCTTGGCCATCGGTCGCTCTTCAAATCCGTAGCCGATGTAAATCTCACGAAGGCGATCTTTCGCATCTTCAATCTTCATCAGTTCACCTCAAGAAAACTAGCACTTATCTTACTCTGATTCACCTCAAGCCATCGCTTCGCTTCAGCGTAATCGGGCATTATTTTGCCTACGAGCGCCCAAAAAGCTCGTCCGTGAGATCGGTATCTCAAATGCGCAAGCTCATGGATTACTACATATTCAAGCACGCGCTTCGGAGCGAGGATCAGCTCCCAATTAATCAGAATATTGCCTTCAGGCCCGATTGCGCCCCATCCCCCGCTTAGGCTCGCGACGCGAATGGAGCGGGGAATGAAGCCAATGCGTTGCTTATAATCAGACAGGATCCCCGCCACGTCGATGCGGGCCCGTTGCTTCAGCCAAAGTTTCAGCTCTGTTGCGACGAGGCGATCCGCATTTCCATCAACCCAGAAAGGCAAGTCGACGGTAAAACCGTTGCGATAGGTAATAATGACTCGCTCCGCATCGGTTCGTCGGACGGTCAGCGACAAATTGCGGCCGCGAAAAGGTATCTTCGATCCGGTGATGAAACGCGGCACCGAATGACGGTTCCCCACGATGCGTTCCATGTCGCGCACGGTGTTAAAGAGCCATTCTCGTTTACGGTCAAGGAAGCCCGCTACATCGTCCTCGTTGTCGCTTGTGAGCGCCAACACCTCGACATGGCCCGGCGTCACTGTGATGCGGCGCTCCGACGCTGTCGCCGACCGGCGAAGCTCATAGGCTATTTCTTTCCGGCCAATCTGGAGCGTCGGCATCAGGCTCCGCTCCCATAGGCATGGACGGCAAACTCCTCGACCTTCTCGCGTATAGTCTTTGTCTCGCCGATACCGTGATCGGTCAGGATGCGCCGCACCTGCTGCCGCAGCGACCGGAGATAGGCTTCCATGTGAGCGAAGGCGGGCTGTGTAGTAGCGGCATCGGAATAGATCGCACCGATGGCGATGGCTGCCTCCTGCAAGGTGCCATGATCGGCATCGGGCACGATCGCCTCAATGATACGCAGGATCGAAAAGGCGTTCTCGTCCATCCCAAGTTCGGCGTGCGCACCCTGTTCGGCTTCGATATCTCCGGTCAGCCCCTCAAACTCACGCAAGCCATCGGCTGCGGCGACCTGCCTTTCCTCGAAGCGGCGGATGATCTCCAGCACCCGCTCGGAGAAGCGGCCATATTGCGCCGGGTTCTTGTCCACCAACTCGCGGGTGACGCGGCGAAGCTCGGCTGATTTGCGAACGAACGCTTCTTGCAGTTCCAGTTCGTCCTTGCCCTCAATGGCAAAGTCGTCGGCGAACACTGGATCGGTGATGTTGCGCAAGCGGATGGTCGTGGAGAGGCCCGTCACATGGACATGCGTTTCAAGCATCTCCCTGATCTTGGCGGAATAGCTCCGATGGTCGAGGCTCTCGTCCTTGGCGATGGCCTGTGTCGCCAACCGCAGGAAGGCGGATGCCCATTTCACCTCAGCGGTGAAGTCCAGGATTGCGGGATCAGGCGAGAGGTCAGCATAGACCTTGATGAAAATCCGGGCGAACCGCTGGAGGTCGAACCAGTCATCCTCCTGCCCCCCGGCTGCCAGCTTGGCGGCCGCATAGGCGGCGGCTTTCTCGTCCAGCCCGTCAAGTCCCATGGCGCGTTTATGGGTGCGGTAGCGGGCATGGGCTTCCTTGAGGTCGTTACGCAGGATGGCGATGTCACGCATCGCGTTTTCGACATCCTCGGCGCGATAGGATTGCAGCGCCTCGTCGAGATGATTGGTCACCCCGATATAATCGACAATCCGCCCGTTGGGCTTCTCGATCTCTCCGCCGTTAGGCAGCTTGATCGTGCAGGTGCGATTGGTCCGGGCGATGGCTTGGAGCAGGTTGTGCTCCTTCAACGGCTTGTCGAGATACATGACATGCTCCAGCGGAGCGTCGAAGCCGGTCAGCAGCTTGTCGCAGACGATCAAGAACTGCGGGTCTTGCCCGAACGCCTTGAACCGCTTCTTGATGTCCTTCTCAGCGACATCGTCGAGGTAATGTGCCTCCAGCCCCGCGCGCAATGCGGAGACGTCCGGGTTCTCGCTTGGCTTGTTGTCTTCTTGGCTCTTGGAATAGACGCACGCGATCATGGCGTCAGCCTTGGCCTGTGCCTCCTGGGCATCCATGCCGCCGCGCACCAGATCGGCGGCGATGACGGTAGAGAGCACAGCGCGGTAGAGGATCACGGCTTCCCGATCCACCGCGACAATCTGCGCCTTGAAGCCATCCGGCTGGCAGACGGCCTTGAAATGCTCCCAGATGTCCATGGCGATCAGGCGGATGCGTTCCGGGTGCTTGGCGATGGTGGCGAGGGTCAGGCCCTTGCGCTTCAGTTCCTCGCGCTTGTCGTCAGGCAGGTCCACGAACCAGCGGTCGAAAAGGATGTCGATCTCGGCCTCATTGATCGCCCAGTCGGCTTTACGGCCTTCATAGAGGATCGGCACGGTCGCACCATCGCGCACGGCGTCGTCGATGCCGTATTTGTCGAGGTATCCTTCCCCGGCGATGCTGAACCGGGCATAGGTGTCCTTGTCCGTCGATTTGATCGGGGTGCCGGTAAAGCCATAGAAATGGGCATCCGGCAAGGTCGCTTGCAGGAACGCGCCCAAGTCCTTTTCCTGGGTGCGGTGGCACTCATCCACCAACACGATCCAGTTGGTGCTATTCGGGATCGGGTCTTTCGATCCGGCGAACTTGAAGATGGTGGACAGCAGTATTTGCCCGTTGCCGCCCCGGTTTACCGCTTCGCGCAGCGCCGCGACCGATCCGCATTGAGTGGGGTTGGGCAGGCCGCAGGCGACGAAGGTTTTGCTGATCTGGTCGTCGAGGTCGATCCGGTCGGTGAGGACAAGGATGTTGGGGTTAGCAAGCGTCGGCGCGTCGAGCGTCAGGTGCGTTTTCAACTTCAGGGCGAGGAACACCATGGTCAGGCTCTTGCCCGAACCCTGCGTGTGCCAGATCAGGCCCTTGCGGTGCGCGCCCGTTGCAACCCGTTGCACGGCCTTGTTGACCGCGCGGAATTGCTGATAGCGGCAGACCTTCTTGATCTTTCGCCCCGTTTCCGGGTCGATCTCGAACACGATGAAGTGGGCCAGCAGGTCGAGCAGGCGCGACGGCTCACATAGGCACCAAAGGTCTTTGGCGAGATCGTCGGGGAAGTCATCACGATGGCGCGGCCAAGCATCGGGCCAAGGGGCATAGAACTGTGAGGGCGCGCCCGTCGCGCCGTAGAGCGTCGCCATGCCATCAGTGACGAGGTTGAAGGCGTTCGGGTAGAACAGCCGGGGGATGTCCCGCTCATACTGCTTGATCTGCTCAAAGGCTTCCTCGGCCTTTGCCGTAGCCTTCAAGGGGGATTTGGCCTCGATCACCACCAGCGGGATGCCATTCACGAACAGCACCACGTCCGGGATACGCGGGCGCTGCGCGGCGACGCGAAACTGGTTGGTCACATGGAAGACGTTACGGCTGGGGTTTTTGAAGTCGATCAGTGTAATGGGGCGGTCACGGTTCTCACCGGACAGTCGGCGAGAATAGCCTCCGCGCAGCTTGCGCTGCCACTCCTCGTTGTCGGACAGGGTGGACAGGTCGCTATAGATCGCCTCAGCATCTTCCGCGCCGATGCTGTTGAGAGTGCGCAGGGCCTCAATCAGCACAGGCTTCAGAATGACCCGGTTCTCCTCCTCGCGCATCACCAGCGCCTGTGCCGTGGACAGCACCTGCCAGCCCATCGCGACCAGCGCATCGAGCGCGGGCTTCTCGGCGAGGCGGTATTCGCTCACGCAGGCACCCGCACGCGACCGGAGAGAAGATCGGACATGAGTTCGGATTTGAGAACTGATAGCGCCTCAACTGCGCTGGCTTGCTCCCGAACCGCATGTTCGCTTTCCTTTGCGAGAACTGTCCGTTCTTGCTGAACATCCATTGGTGGCAGCGCGAATGGCAACTCCGCGAGCTTCGAGATGTAGATGTGCTTCACCGAACTGCCGCCACTGTCCGCAAGCATCCGTTCTTGGCCAGTCGGGCATTGAAGCAGGTATGACAGGAAGCTGCCGTCGATCTCTTTTGCGCTCGGAATGAGAACGGCGACGGATTGGTTGATGCACACGTCGCCCCGGTCCACCCGAGCGACCCGCCCCAGTGTGCCGTCCTTTGTCACCAACACCGCGCCAACAGGTGGCCTGCTCTTGTCAGATATGTCGTTGGAGTAGGCTGCCGGTGAAGTGTGTCGGGCCGAGTTGTAGTCAATCCAACCGTGTCGCACATTGGCGGCGGTCAGCATCCACGGCCCTTCATCAGTCGTCGGCATCGGATTGGTGAACCCGTAGGTCACCCGCTCACAAACCTGCCCAATGGTTGCCGCCTTACCGCTGTCCTTGGCTGAAAAGCAGATGCCGAACAGAGCATCCAGCAGCAACCTGTGAACGGATTCGTTTGCCGTAAGCGCGGCTTGCGCTGTCGTAATCGCCTCATCTACCGACTGCAACACCTCGGCGATCCGCCGCTGCTCGTCGAGGGGTGGGAGGTCGATAGGCAGCAACTTCGCCGTGCCGCGACTAAGTTCTTTGAACGTGCTGCCACCCGCCGCCGCGACAAGGTTGGGTCGCTGTGCGATCAGCCACTGCAACAGAAACGCAGCGTCAAGGTCACGACCCGTTGTGAAGGTGATGAAACCCTGATTTGTCGTCATGGGGACGGAGTTGATGGCCGCGAAACCAATCGTCGCCCGCGAAGTCATCAGCACGGTGCCGGGCGGGTTCAACGGCAATGAGCACTCTGCCAACGCCCTGTCTGACACCATCCTTTCAGTGCTGGCGATGGTGCTGACGCCGGTTGGTAGCGACGTGATGTCCGAAGGCGTCACCCACGGAACCGATGCTCCATCCCAATACTCGGCTTCGCCCCGTGCTGGCGTGGTGCCACCGCCCAAACGCGCTACGTCACCGAGACGCAGCGAGCGCCAGGCATCGGGGAACCCGTCAACATCCCGGTCCACTTCCGCCACATCACACGACATAGCCAAGCCTCTTGAGGTGGCCGAACATCACGGCTTCTGCCTCATTGCGCTTGGTGATCAGCTCTTGCAGCTTGGCGACTTCCGCCGCGACATCGACGGCCTCGGCATCCGCGCCGGTCTGCACATAACGGCTGATGTTGAGGTTGTGGCCGTTGGCGGCGATCTCGTCCACCGGCACCACGCGGGCCAGCTTTTCGACATCGGCGAAGGTGTGGACGGGTTCGGCCAGCGTGCGGACGTGATCGTCGGTCAAGAAGTTCTGCGCCTTGCCCGGCTGGAAGGTAGCATCGCCGTTGACGATCAGCACCTTGCCGCGCCGCTCGGCAGGCTTCTTCTTGCGGCAGACCAGCAGGGCGGCAGGGATGCCCGCTCCGTAGAACAGATTAGGGGCAAGGCCCACGACCGCCTCGATGACGTCTGCGGCCAGCATGGCCTCCCTGATCCGCCCCTCGGCCCCGCCACGGAACAGGACGCCGTGCGGCACCACCACCGCCAGCATCCCGTCATCTTTCAGGCTGGCGAGCATGTGCTGGACGAAGGCAAGATCGCCATAGCCCTTGGGCGGGCAGCCATAGGTATCGCGACCGAACGGATCTCCGTTCTGCCAGACATCGTAGCCCCATACCTTTTCCGAGAATGGTGGGTTCGCCAGCACCCGGTCATAGGCTCCGATGCCCTCGACGAACTCGCGCGCCTTTGAATCATATCGCTTGGGCGACAGGATCGTGTCGCCCTTGGCTATGAAGGCATCGTCCACATTATGCAGGAACAGGTTGATCTCGGCGATGCCCCAGGTTGCGAAGTTCTTTTCCTGCCCATAGAGCGACAGGGTGCGGGCATCCTCACCCCGGTCCTTCAAATATTGCACCGCCTCCAGCAACATACCGCCAGAGCCGCAGGTAGGGTCATAGATCGACATGCCGGGACGCGGTTCCAGTATTTCGACCATCAGACGGACGATCTGGCGCGGGGTATAAAACTCCCCGCCCTTCTTGCCCGCGCCCTCCGCGAACATCTTGATTAGGTAGAGGTAGGCATCGCCGAGCATGTCGGCGGGCACATCGGCGTTGCGCAGCCGGTGCTTCTCGAAATGGGCGAGCAGCTTTTCCAGCAAAGCATCGGAAAAGCGATCCTGATTGGCGAAGTCCACATCGCCGAACACCCCTCGCAGGCGCAGGTTGGCGTCTTCGATGGCCGCCAGTGCATTGTTCAGCCGCTGACCGATCTGCGTCGCGTGCTGCCGCACCGCTTCCCAGCGATGCTCTTGTGGGATGTGGAAGCGATGCTCGTCCGGATCAGCGGCTTCATTGCGGTCACCCGTCTCGGCCAGCAGAGCTTCAAACTCCTCGTCCCACACGTCACAGAGGCGCTTATAAAAGAGCAGGCCGAAGATATATTGCTTGTAATCTGCGGCATCGACGGTGCCGCGAAGGATGTCCGCCGCCCCCCAAAGATGGCGTTCGAGTTCCTGCTGGGTAAGTTTTGGCATTTTTCCCTCTCATTGCGAGGGCCTTATCTACACAAGCGCGGGCGGCGTTCTAGTCCAAGTCGTCACCAATTCCCATCTGATCCCAGAGCTTGTCCAAAAGAGCGAGCTTTTCCCGGCGATCGGCTAAATGCGCCCTTCCCTTCTGCGTAATCCGGAACTCGCCGATCCCGACGCGTTGTATCAATCCATTCTTGCAAAGGTTTCGGCGTTCCTGGAGCGCATTGGCAATAATCTGATCGATCACCGCTTCATTCGGGCGTTTGTTCGCCCGCGCGAGGTCGGCCGGATCAAGGTCGAGTTTTGCTTTGGTAGCGTTCGTCACCTCAATTGTCGTCATCGTTCGACCGTGTTCGAGAACCTCCAAAATCGGGTCTTCGACATGTTCCTGGCGGTGTGCAGTGGATTTGTTCACAAGCAGTCCCCCTAGTTGCGATTGAGGCCCATCTCACGGCTCTGGAGCTTGGCCTTCCACATGTTCTCCATCGCGATCACATCGTTCGCAGATGCGCCAGAACCCGCGACCTCGAGAACGCTGATCTGATAGTCCGATGGATCGCGGCTGCGAAGTCCCTCGTTGCCGCCGTGACCCGTGGCAAGATACGACTGCCAGCGCGCCCAAAAACCCGACGCGCCATAGGCTGACCCAACATATTGCTCCCGAGTTCGCGGGCAGGTCAGCAAATATACGCCGCGCACGGCCGAAAGGGCAGCAATCCACGACGCGGGTATATTCGGCAAAGCCCCAAGATTGCAGATGAAGCTCGTGAACCCCGGAAATTCCGGCTCTTTGAAG from uncultured Sphingopyxis sp. carries:
- a CDS encoding recombinase family protein: MSRIAYFRVSTGGQSIEAQRRALAGPFDREFSDEGVSGSTLAASRPGFSKLLSYVRDGDTICVYALDRLGRDALDVQSTVRHLIEQGVVLDVVGLGPIGKGVGELIVAVLAQIADMERQRIKERCDAGRSAARDALAKTGKTHRGKASLGRPRAVDPERVRAWRTANNASIKETMMHFNISKNTVSRCCATT
- a CDS encoding SprT family zinc-dependent metalloprotease, with amino-acid sequence MPTLQIGRKEIAYELRRSATASERRITVTPGHVEVLALTSDNEDDVAGFLDRKREWLFNTVRDMERIVGNRHSVPRFITGSKIPFRGRNLSLTVRRTDAERVIITYRNGFTVDLPFWVDGNADRLVATELKLWLKQRARIDVAGILSDYKQRIGFIPRSIRVASLSGGWGAIGPEGNILINWELILAPKRVLEYVVIHELAHLRYRSHGRAFWALVGKIMPDYAEAKRWLEVNQSKISASFLEVN
- a CDS encoding HsdR family type I site-specific deoxyribonuclease, with the translated sequence MSEYRLAEKPALDALVAMGWQVLSTAQALVMREEENRVILKPVLIEALRTLNSIGAEDAEAIYSDLSTLSDNEEWQRKLRGGYSRRLSGENRDRPITLIDFKNPSRNVFHVTNQFRVAAQRPRIPDVVLFVNGIPLVVIEAKSPLKATAKAEEAFEQIKQYERDIPRLFYPNAFNLVTDGMATLYGATGAPSQFYAPWPDAWPRHRDDFPDDLAKDLWCLCEPSRLLDLLAHFIVFEIDPETGRKIKKVCRYQQFRAVNKAVQRVATGAHRKGLIWHTQGSGKSLTMVFLALKLKTHLTLDAPTLANPNILVLTDRIDLDDQISKTFVACGLPNPTQCGSVAALREAVNRGGNGQILLSTIFKFAGSKDPIPNSTNWIVLVDECHRTQEKDLGAFLQATLPDAHFYGFTGTPIKSTDKDTYARFSIAGEGYLDKYGIDDAVRDGATVPILYEGRKADWAINEAEIDILFDRWFVDLPDDKREELKRKGLTLATIAKHPERIRLIAMDIWEHFKAVCQPDGFKAQIVAVDREAVILYRAVLSTVIAADLVRGGMDAQEAQAKADAMIACVYSKSQEDNKPSENPDVSALRAGLEAHYLDDVAEKDIKKRFKAFGQDPQFLIVCDKLLTGFDAPLEHVMYLDKPLKEHNLLQAIARTNRTCTIKLPNGGEIEKPNGRIVDYIGVTNHLDEALQSYRAEDVENAMRDIAILRNDLKEAHARYRTHKRAMGLDGLDEKAAAYAAAKLAAGGQEDDWFDLQRFARIFIKVYADLSPDPAILDFTAEVKWASAFLRLATQAIAKDESLDHRSYSAKIREMLETHVHVTGLSTTIRLRNITDPVFADDFAIEGKDELELQEAFVRKSAELRRVTRELVDKNPAQYGRFSERVLEIIRRFEERQVAAADGLREFEGLTGDIEAEQGAHAELGMDENAFSILRIIEAIVPDADHGTLQEAAIAIGAIYSDAATTQPAFAHMEAYLRSLRQQVRRILTDHGIGETKTIREKVEEFAVHAYGSGA
- a CDS encoding restriction endonuclease subunit S produces the protein MAEVDRDVDGFPDAWRSLRLGDVARLGGGTTPARGEAEYWDGASVPWVTPSDITSLPTGVSTIASTERMVSDRALAECSLPLNPPGTVLMTSRATIGFAAINSVPMTTNQGFITFTTGRDLDAAFLLQWLIAQRPNLVAAAGGSTFKELSRGTAKLLPIDLPPLDEQRRIAEVLQSVDEAITTAQAALTANESVHRLLLDALFGICFSAKDSGKAATIGQVCERVTYGFTNPMPTTDEGPWMLTAANVRHGWIDYNSARHTSPAAYSNDISDKSRPPVGAVLVTKDGTLGRVARVDRGDVCINQSVAVLIPSAKEIDGSFLSYLLQCPTGQERMLADSGGSSVKHIYISKLAELPFALPPMDVQQERTVLAKESEHAVREQASAVEALSVLKSELMSDLLSGRVRVPA
- a CDS encoding class I SAM-dependent DNA methyltransferase, with amino-acid sequence MPKLTQQELERHLWGAADILRGTVDAADYKQYIFGLLFYKRLCDVWDEEFEALLAETGDRNEAADPDEHRFHIPQEHRWEAVRQHATQIGQRLNNALAAIEDANLRLRGVFGDVDFANQDRFSDALLEKLLAHFEKHRLRNADVPADMLGDAYLYLIKMFAEGAGKKGGEFYTPRQIVRLMVEILEPRPGMSIYDPTCGSGGMLLEAVQYLKDRGEDARTLSLYGQEKNFATWGIAEINLFLHNVDDAFIAKGDTILSPKRYDSKAREFVEGIGAYDRVLANPPFSEKVWGYDVWQNGDPFGRDTYGCPPKGYGDLAFVQHMLASLKDDGMLAVVVPHGVLFRGGAEGRIREAMLAADVIEAVVGLAPNLFYGAGIPAALLVCRKKKPAERRGKVLIVNGDATFQPGKAQNFLTDDHVRTLAEPVHTFADVEKLARVVPVDEIAANGHNLNISRYVQTGADAEAVDVAAEVAKLQELITKRNEAEAVMFGHLKRLGYVV
- a CDS encoding winged helix-turn-helix domain-containing protein, translating into MNKSTAHRQEHVEDPILEVLEHGRTMTTIEVTNATKAKLDLDPADLARANKRPNEAVIDQIIANALQERRNLCKNGLIQRVGIGEFRITQKGRAHLADRREKLALLDKLWDQMGIGDDLD